In Fusarium poae strain DAOMC 252244 chromosome Unknown contig_1, whole genome shotgun sequence, the following are encoded in one genomic region:
- a CDS encoding uncharacterized protein (SECRETED:SignalP(1-17)): MKATFFSLFALAASAIASPIAQPAGVNPTPEIQGVRGAVKALENILAIVGQVVTIPVLTSRVPHKNSCKASAARNPPTLR, translated from the exons ATGAAGGCCActttcttctccctcttcGCCCTCGCCGCGTCGGCCATCGCTTCTCCTATTGCCCAGCCCGCTGGTGTCAACCCTACTCCCGAAATCCAGGGGGTTCGCGGCGCTGTTAAGGCCCTCGAGAACATCCTCGCGATCGTTGGC CAGGTTGTTACGATCCCAGTTCTtacgtcacgtgtaccccacaAAAACTCATGCAAGGCGTCAGCCGCAAGAAACCCACCTACCCTACGATAA